In a single window of the Actinomycetes bacterium genome:
- a CDS encoding GNAT family N-acetyltransferase gives MTSRAPAAAAALAALAALAEDPERHVEPPEGSRQVVDPRYTVVVTPDGRWAGVCALRLPADEAALAAAVADVRALTAGSELVLWNAGSSATPSDLPQRLRTYGLQDPAPPFDPVCAAMVLDSVPPAADGVEVRRIGTFEEHLAGLEVMLAAAEWAPEHAAAERSRARDVFDRRTRRGGFQWLALVDGEPVAFGAADRADAGLFLAGGSTLPAARGRGCYRALVHARWQEAQRLGLPGLAVQAQYGTSAPILRRLGFTEVAQVHTLRDP, from the coding sequence GTGACGAGCCGAGCGCCGGCTGCGGCTGCCGCCCTGGCCGCCCTGGCGGCACTGGCCGAGGACCCCGAGCGACACGTCGAGCCTCCGGAGGGATCCCGGCAGGTCGTCGACCCCCGTTACACCGTGGTCGTCACGCCCGACGGCCGGTGGGCCGGCGTGTGTGCGCTCCGGCTGCCCGCCGACGAGGCAGCCCTCGCGGCTGCGGTGGCCGACGTGCGCGCGCTGACGGCCGGGAGCGAGCTGGTGCTGTGGAACGCCGGGTCGTCCGCGACGCCCTCCGACCTGCCGCAGCGCCTCCGGACGTACGGTCTGCAGGACCCCGCCCCGCCCTTCGACCCGGTCTGCGCGGCCATGGTGCTCGACAGCGTCCCGCCGGCGGCCGACGGGGTGGAGGTCCGGCGGATCGGGACGTTCGAGGAGCACCTGGCCGGCCTCGAGGTCATGCTCGCGGCTGCCGAGTGGGCGCCCGAGCACGCCGCCGCCGAGCGAAGCCGGGCTCGGGACGTCTTCGACCGACGGACCCGTCGCGGCGGCTTCCAGTGGCTCGCGCTGGTCGACGGCGAGCCGGTCGCCTTCGGCGCGGCGGACCGGGCCGACGCCGGGCTCTTCCTGGCCGGCGGCTCGACGCTCCCGGCGGCCCGCGGGCGGGGCTGCTACCGGGCGCTGGTGCACGCGCGGTGGCAGGAGGCGCAGCGCCTCGGGCTGCCCGGACTGGCGGTCCAGGCGCAGTACGGCACGTCGGCGCCGATCCTGCGCCGGCTCGGCTTCACCGAGGTCGCGCAGGTGCACACCCTGCGCGACCCCTGA
- a CDS encoding RNA polymerase sigma factor → MTCHPDDLNAACRGDETAFTRLFRAHQPLLLRYLRPLAGVAHEDVAAETWVQVVRGLRDFDGDLDGFRGWLFTIAHRRWVDHVRAESRRPPRQDEATALDLPAREQVDEVVETILSTERAVDLIGRLAPDQAEVVLLRVVADLDVAATARVVGKSRGAVRVLTHRGLRRLATLLERDQVQVSGTDQDLDPDLDPDLDRQVVRRGVTRRSRSSVTEES, encoded by the coding sequence ATGACCTGTCACCCCGATGACCTGAACGCGGCGTGCCGCGGCGACGAGACGGCCTTCACCCGGCTGTTCCGAGCCCACCAGCCACTGCTGCTGCGCTACCTGCGCCCCCTGGCCGGTGTCGCGCACGAGGACGTGGCGGCCGAGACCTGGGTGCAGGTGGTGCGCGGGCTGCGCGACTTCGACGGCGACCTGGACGGGTTCCGCGGCTGGCTGTTCACCATCGCCCACCGGCGCTGGGTGGACCACGTGCGGGCGGAGAGCCGCCGCCCGCCGCGCCAGGACGAGGCCACCGCACTCGACCTGCCGGCCCGCGAGCAGGTGGACGAGGTCGTGGAGACAATCCTGTCCACGGAGCGGGCGGTCGACCTGATCGGCCGGCTGGCGCCCGACCAGGCCGAGGTGGTGCTGCTGCGGGTGGTCGCCGACCTCGACGTCGCCGCCACGGCCCGGGTCGTGGGCAAGAGCCGGGGTGCGGTCCGGGTCCTCACCCACCGCGGCCTCCGCCGGCTGGCCACGCTGCTCGAGCGGGATCAGGTGCAGGTGTCGGGCACGGACCAGGACCTGGACCCGGACCTGGACCCGGACCTGGACCGACAGGTCGTCCGTCGGGGTGTAACGCGGCGCAGTCGCTCATCGGTGACAGAGGAGTCATGA
- a CDS encoding 3-hydroxyacyl-CoA dehydrogenase NAD-binding domain-containing protein — MTSPTPSSLIDFPDEVVTHAPVQYVALPHGGGTAALITIDNGFDHTRPTTLGPKSLTNIGAAVDEALGRDDVVAVAITGKPFIFAVGADLKVMEAGGTPEQAKAYFALGHDTFRKLRDARVPTFAFVNGAVMGGGLELALHCHYRTLSAGAAAVAFPEVFLGLVPGWGGSQLLPNLVGADKAVTVVVENAMNQNRMLKAKQAYELGIADVLLEPADFLERSLEWASAVVRGETVVERPEVDRGEAWDQALARAKGIADMRVHGAAPAPYRAIELLALARTATYVEGIAAERTALFELAMGEELRAGLYAFDLVQRRAKRPAGAPDKALAREVTKVGVVGAGLMASQLAMLFAQRLEVPVVMTDLDQERVDKGVGYVHGEVDQLLAKGRVNQDKANRLKALVTGSTGKEAFADADFVIEAVFEEMKVKQQVFAEVEAVVSPECVLATNTSSLSVTEMASKLEHPERVVGFHFFNPVAVLPLLEIARAERTDDASLATAFAVGKALKKSCVLVADRPAFIVNRLLTRFLGEVTRAVDEGTDFQVADKALEPLGLPMSPFVLLQLVGPAVALHVAETMHEAFPDRFGVSANLGRLVAAGKTGVYVWEGATPTVDREVAELFQQGTSPLTEEEVRRRALDALAQEIRLMLDEGVVADVRDIDLAMLLGAGWPFHLGGVTPYLDREGVSERVTGARFLEPGVASLPRG; from the coding sequence GTGACGAGCCCGACGCCTTCGAGCCTGATCGACTTCCCGGACGAGGTCGTCACCCACGCGCCGGTGCAGTACGTCGCGCTTCCCCACGGCGGCGGCACCGCGGCGCTCATCACGATCGACAACGGCTTCGACCACACCAGGCCCACGACGCTCGGGCCGAAGAGCCTGACCAACATCGGCGCCGCCGTCGACGAGGCGCTGGGCCGCGACGACGTGGTCGCCGTCGCGATCACCGGCAAGCCGTTCATCTTCGCGGTCGGCGCCGACCTCAAGGTGATGGAGGCGGGTGGCACGCCCGAGCAGGCCAAGGCCTACTTCGCGCTCGGCCACGACACCTTCCGCAAGCTGCGCGACGCCAGGGTCCCGACCTTCGCCTTCGTCAACGGCGCGGTCATGGGCGGCGGCCTCGAGCTCGCCCTGCACTGCCACTACCGCACCCTGTCGGCCGGCGCCGCCGCGGTCGCGTTCCCCGAGGTCTTCCTCGGGCTGGTGCCCGGCTGGGGTGGCAGCCAGCTGCTCCCCAACCTGGTCGGCGCCGACAAGGCGGTCACGGTCGTCGTCGAGAACGCGATGAACCAGAACCGCATGCTCAAGGCCAAGCAGGCCTACGAGCTCGGCATCGCCGACGTCCTGCTCGAGCCCGCCGACTTCCTCGAGCGGTCGCTGGAGTGGGCCTCCGCGGTCGTGCGCGGCGAGACCGTGGTGGAGCGACCCGAGGTCGACCGGGGCGAGGCGTGGGACCAGGCGCTGGCCCGGGCCAAGGGCATCGCCGACATGCGGGTCCACGGTGCGGCCCCGGCGCCGTACCGCGCGATCGAGCTGCTCGCCCTCGCGCGCACCGCGACGTACGTCGAGGGCATCGCCGCCGAGCGCACGGCGCTCTTCGAGCTGGCCATGGGCGAGGAGCTCCGGGCCGGGCTCTACGCCTTCGACCTCGTGCAGCGGCGCGCCAAGCGACCCGCTGGGGCGCCCGACAAGGCGCTCGCCCGCGAGGTCACCAAGGTCGGCGTCGTCGGCGCCGGGCTGATGGCCTCGCAGCTCGCGATGCTGTTCGCCCAGCGGCTCGAGGTGCCGGTCGTGATGACCGACCTCGACCAGGAGCGGGTGGACAAGGGCGTCGGCTACGTGCACGGCGAGGTCGACCAGCTGCTCGCCAAGGGCCGGGTCAACCAGGACAAGGCCAACCGGCTCAAGGCGCTCGTCACCGGGTCGACCGGCAAGGAGGCCTTCGCCGACGCCGACTTCGTCATCGAGGCCGTCTTCGAGGAGATGAAGGTCAAGCAGCAGGTCTTCGCCGAGGTTGAGGCCGTCGTCTCGCCCGAGTGCGTGCTCGCGACCAACACCTCGTCGCTGTCGGTCACCGAGATGGCCTCGAAGCTCGAGCACCCCGAGCGGGTCGTCGGCTTCCACTTCTTCAACCCGGTCGCCGTCCTGCCGCTGCTCGAGATCGCCCGCGCCGAGCGGACCGACGACGCCTCGCTGGCCACCGCCTTCGCCGTCGGCAAGGCGCTGAAGAAGTCGTGCGTCCTGGTCGCCGACCGGCCGGCCTTCATCGTCAACCGGCTCCTCACCCGCTTCCTCGGCGAGGTGACCCGGGCCGTCGACGAGGGCACCGACTTCCAGGTGGCCGACAAGGCGCTGGAACCGCTCGGCCTGCCGATGTCGCCGTTCGTGCTGCTGCAGCTGGTCGGCCCGGCCGTCGCACTGCACGTCGCCGAGACCATGCACGAGGCCTTCCCGGACCGCTTCGGAGTCTCGGCGAACCTCGGCCGGCTGGTCGCGGCCGGCAAGACCGGCGTCTACGTCTGGGAGGGCGCCACGCCGACGGTCGACCGCGAGGTGGCCGAGCTGTTCCAGCAGGGCACCTCGCCGTTGACCGAGGAGGAGGTACGTCGCCGAGCTCTCGACGCGCTCGCGCAGGAGATCCGGCTCATGCTCGACGAGGGCGTCGTCGCCGACGTGCGCGACATCGACCTGGCGATGCTGCTCGGCGCCGGCTGGCCGTTCCACCTGGGCGGTGTGACGCCGTACCTGGACCGGGAAGGCGTGTCGGAGCGGGTCACCGGCGCCCGCTTCCTCGAGCCAGGGGTCGCCAGCCTGCCGCGCGGCTGA
- a CDS encoding thiolase family protein has translation MRRPARSVRTVRDVVFVEGVRTPFGKAGPKGMYAETRSDDMVIRCIRELVRRRPELPPERIDDVAIAATTQIGDQGLTIGRTAALLAGLPKTVPGYAIDRMCAGALTAVTTASGGIAVGAYDVVVAGGVEHMGHHPMGEGVDPNPRIVAEKLVDPSALVMGATAENLHDRFPLLTKERCDAFAAASQEKYAKALANGKIDADLVPMATRSVDQGWGLATGDEPPRPGTTVEELATLKTPFRAHGRVTAGNAAGLNDGATACILAAEEVADELGLPVRMRLVQYAFVGVEPEVMGIGPVPATEKALAKAGLTIDDIGLFELNEAFAVQVLAFLDHFGIADDDPRVNEYGGAIAVGHPLASSGVRLMTQLARQFEEHPEVRYGLTALCIGIGMGGAVIWENPHFEGMADR, from the coding sequence GTGCGCCGACCCGCCCGCAGCGTCCGCACCGTCCGTGACGTCGTCTTCGTCGAGGGGGTCCGCACGCCGTTCGGCAAGGCCGGACCCAAGGGGATGTACGCGGAGACCCGCTCCGACGACATGGTCATCCGCTGCATCCGCGAGCTGGTCCGGCGCCGCCCCGAGCTGCCGCCCGAGCGCATCGACGACGTGGCCATCGCCGCGACCACCCAGATCGGCGACCAGGGCCTGACGATCGGGCGCACCGCGGCGCTGCTCGCCGGGCTGCCCAAGACGGTGCCGGGCTACGCGATCGACCGGATGTGCGCCGGCGCCCTCACGGCCGTCACCACCGCGTCCGGGGGTATCGCGGTCGGTGCCTACGACGTGGTCGTCGCCGGCGGCGTCGAGCACATGGGCCACCACCCGATGGGCGAGGGCGTCGACCCCAACCCCCGGATCGTCGCCGAGAAGCTGGTCGACCCGTCGGCGCTCGTCATGGGGGCGACTGCCGAGAACCTGCACGACCGCTTCCCGCTGCTGACCAAGGAGCGCTGCGACGCGTTCGCGGCCGCCAGCCAGGAGAAGTACGCCAAGGCGCTCGCCAACGGGAAGATCGACGCCGACCTGGTCCCGATGGCGACCCGCAGCGTCGACCAGGGCTGGGGGCTGGCGACCGGCGACGAGCCGCCGCGGCCGGGCACCACCGTCGAGGAGCTCGCGACGTTGAAGACCCCGTTCCGTGCGCACGGCCGGGTCACTGCGGGCAACGCCGCCGGCCTCAACGACGGCGCGACCGCCTGCATCCTGGCCGCCGAAGAGGTGGCCGACGAGCTCGGACTGCCGGTCCGGATGCGGCTGGTGCAGTACGCGTTCGTCGGTGTCGAGCCGGAGGTCATGGGCATCGGCCCGGTCCCCGCGACCGAGAAGGCGCTCGCCAAGGCCGGCCTGACCATCGACGACATCGGGCTCTTCGAGCTCAACGAGGCCTTCGCGGTGCAGGTGCTTGCCTTCCTCGACCACTTCGGCATCGCCGACGACGACCCACGGGTCAACGAGTACGGCGGGGCGATCGCCGTCGGCCACCCGCTCGCGTCCTCCGGCGTGCGGCTGATGACCCAGCTGGCCCGTCAGTTCGAGGAGCACCCCGAGGTCCGTTACGGCCTCACCGCCTTGTGCATCGGCATCGGCATGGGCGGCGCCGTGATCTGGGAGAACCCGCACTTCGAGGGGATGGCCGACCGGTGA